A genomic window from Micromonospora ferruginea includes:
- a CDS encoding VOC family protein → MATIHDVVVESRHPASLARFWAAALDGYAVAPYDEEELARLAGEGIFDPEDDPTVLVEAAPGVRPRFFFVLEPEPKITKNRVHLDLRAEDRPDEVARLVALGASVLSEHDDWTVLADPEGNELCVRD, encoded by the coding sequence ATGGCCACCATCCACGATGTCGTCGTCGAAAGCCGCCACCCCGCGTCGCTGGCCCGGTTCTGGGCCGCGGCGTTGGACGGGTACGCCGTCGCGCCCTACGACGAGGAGGAACTCGCCCGTCTGGCCGGTGAGGGCATCTTCGACCCCGAGGACGACCCGACGGTCCTCGTCGAGGCCGCGCCCGGTGTGCGACCGCGGTTCTTCTTCGTGCTCGAGCCCGAGCCGAAGATCACCAAGAACCGCGTCCACCTCGATCTGCGTGCCGAGGACCGCCCGGACGAGGTCGCCCGGCTCGTCGCCCTCGGCGCCTCCGTGCTCAGCGAGCACGACGACTGGACCGTGCTCGCGGATCCGGAGGGCAACGAGTTGTGCGTGCGGGACTGA